The Asticcacaulis sp. MM231 genomic interval AATGATATGGATGTGGCCGTGCCTTTTCCCGCGGTCGCGTCTGTCACTCTGCGCCCTGATGTGACGAAAAACCTTGCCGGTCAGTTTCCGGCCTCCATCGACCAGCCTCCGCGTGGTCTGAGCCGCATTTAAATGCACCTGCGCCTATGGGCGCGCTCAGAAACATAGCGAGAGATTTCAATGACTTTCCCGAGATTGCGCCCTGGTGGCGCAAAGACGACGGCCCTGCGTGTCGCAGGCCTTTCCCTGGTTTGGGCGATATCCGCCCTTGCCCTTCAGGCAGAAACCCTGCCGCTTTCGGTGGCCATGACCCGCGCGGCCACCGCCGATCCTTCCCTGTCCGCTCAGGCTCAGCGCCTGCGTGGGGCCGGGGGCAGCCTTCTTCAGGCAGGCGTGAAGCCAAATCCGCGCCTTGATCTTCAGGTCGAGAACCTGTTGGGCTCGCAGCCCTATGGCGGTATCGACCGGACTGAAACCACGCTGACCTACCAGCAGACGCTTGAGCGTGGCGAGAAGCGGCAGGCCCGCATCGGGGTGGTCCGTGCCGAGCGTGATCTGATCATCGCCAATAGCCGCATCAGGTCCCTTGACCTGATGACCGAGGTTCAGGGCTTGTGGATCGAGGCAATGGTCGCAGAGGCCGAAGCGGGTTTGGCGCAGGACAGGCTGACCCTGTCCCGTCAGGCGCAAACTGAGGTCACGCGGCGGGTGAAGGCCGCGCGCGATCCTTTGTTTGCCGGCTCTTTGGCGGATAGCGATGTGGCGCAGGCGCAGATTGCCGTCGATCAGGCCAGGCAGAAGGTCGATGCGCTCAAGGCGCAACTCGCGGCCTACTGGAATGGCCCGGTCGATTTTGACCTTGATCCGGCGTGGCTGGAAGACCTGAGCGCGGCCGGCGCCACACCAACGGTGATGGAGACGCCGGAGATCGAGCGCTTGCGGGTGCAACAGCGCATAGCGACGGCGCAGGTAGCGCTGGAAACATCAAAGCGCGCACAGGACCCGACCGTTGAGGCCGGTGTACGCCATTTTAAAGCTGATGGCGCGGTGGCTTTTGTCGTCGGTGGCTCGATCCCGCTTGGTCGCTATGATACCAATCAGGGCGCCGTCGTCCGGTCTCAGGCCGAGGCCGAGGCAGCGGCAACCGATATCGAGATGAGCGAACGCATCCGGTTACGTGAGATCGCCGCCATCTCACCGAGGCTTGTCAGCTATGACGAAGAGGTGCGGCGGATTGATGCCGAGGTGATTCCGCAAGCACAACGCGCGGTTACGCAGGTGCGTGAGGGTTTCGCGCGGGGTGGCTTTAGCTACCGCGATGTCGTCAGCGCGCAGGACGCCCTGATCGGCATCAAAACGCGCCGTCTCTTCGTTCTTAAAACCTTTCAAATGGAACGCGCCCGCCGTGAGCAACTGGCCGGCCAGTGGGTTCCTCTCATTCCTGTTCAGGATGCCAAATAATGTACAAATCACATCTTATAAACCGCCGCTTCTGGCTGGCGGGTGCCGCTGCGCTGGCACTTAGCGCTTGTAGTAAAAATGAAAAGGACGAACACGGTCGTGCCGAAGCCGGGGAGGCCGCCAAGGGACCGCACGGCGGGCGTCTGCTGGAAGACGGCAACTTCTCGCTTGAAGTCACCATTTTTGAGGGGGGCGTTGAGCCTGAGTTCCGCTTTTACCCATATCTGAAATCGAAGCCGCTCGATCCGAAATCGGTGACGGTCGCAACGAGCCTGACGCGGCTGGGCGGCAAGGTCGACAGCTTCACCTTTGCCCCCGGTGGCGATTTTTTGCGCGGGCAGGGTGTGGTGCGCGAACCGCATTCGTTCGATGTCGCCATCAAGGCCACGCACGAGGGCAAGGTTTCGACCTGGACCTATGCTTCCTATGAGGGCCGAACAACGATTGCGCCGGACGCAGCGGTCAGCGCTGGCATCCAGACCGAAGCGGCGGGGGCTGCCATCCTGGCGGAGCGTATCGACATGTCGGGTCGTATCGAGATCACGCCCGAGGGCAGGAGCGAGGTGCGCGCCTGGTATCCTGGTCGCATCGTCTCGATGAACGGCGAGCTGGGGCAGGCAGTGCGCAAAGGACAGGTGCTGGCGCGCGTCGAATTCGAGCGAAAGCCTGCAAACCTATGCCATTCCGGCGCCCATCTCCGGCGTCATCATGGAAAAGAACGCCAATGTCGGTGGCGTGGCCTATGACAGCCCGCTCTATGTCGTCGCCGATCCCAATGCCTTGCACGCCGAGTTCTTCGTCTTCCCGCGTGATGCCGAGAAAATCCGGGTGGGCCAGGAGGTCGAGGTACGCAGCCTCGATGGTCAGACCAGACTGACGGCCAAGGTCGAGGCGCTTCTCCCCAATGCCGACCCAACCACCCAGACCCTGATGGCGCACGTCCATCTGCCGGCGGGCGCCTCTGCCAGTTTCCGCTCAGGTCTCGGTGTTGAGGGCAGTTTCGTTGTGGGTTCGCAAGGCGTGCCACTGGCCGTCCGCACTGAAGCCATCCAGCGCTTCCGCGATTTCCAAGTGGTGTTCGCCAGGGTCGGCAACACCTACGAGGTACGGATGCTCAAACTGGGCCGTCAGACGCCGGAATGGACCGAAGTTCTGGGCGGCCTCGCACCCGGTGAGGTCTATGTCACCAAGGGGGCCTTCCTCATTCGCGCGGACATCGAGAAGTCCGGCGCGAGCCACGATCACTAGGGGGCTCAGATGTTAGAAAAAATCATCCTACAATCGATCCGCCATCGCTGGATCGTCCTCATCATCGTCGTGGCGCTGAGTGCGCTTGGCATCTATAATTTCCAGCGCCTGCCGATCGACGCGGTGCCGGATATCACCAATGTGCAGGTCCAGATCAATACCGAAGCCGCCGGCTATTCGCCGCTTGAGGCCGAACAGCGCATCACTTACCCGATCGAGACGGCGATCTCCGGCCTGCCGGGGCTTGACTATACCCGCTCGATTTCGCGCTATGGCCTGAGCCAGGTCACGGTCGCCTTCAAGGACGGCACCGACATCTATTTTGCCCGTCAGCTCGTCAATGAGCGCGTGCAATCGGCCAAAAGCCAGTTGCCGGAAGGGACGGAGCCAACGCTTGGGCCGATCTCGACCGGCCTTGGCGAAATCTTCATGTACACGGTCGAGGCCAAACCCGGCGCGGTCAAGGCTGACGGCACGGCGTGGACGTCCGAAGATCTGCGCACCCTGCAGGACTGGGTCGTCAAGCCGCAGCTTCGCAACACGCCGGGCGTCACCGAGGTCAACACCATCGGCGGTTTTGAGCGCCAGTATCACGTCACACCGCTGCCGGAGCGCCTGTCGGCCTATGGCCTGACCATGACGGATGTCATCACGGCGCTGGAAGGCAACAACGCCAACCGCGGCGCGGGCTATGTCGAAAAGGCCGGTGAACAATATCTGGTGCGTGTACCCGGACAGGCGGCCACCATCGCCCACCTGTCGTCGATCGTCGTCCAGACGAGCGCAGGCGTACCCATTCGCGTGGCGGATGTCGCTGATGTGGCGCTGGGCGAAGAACTGCGCACCGGGGCGGCAACGCAGGACGGTAAGGAAGTCGTGCTCGGCACCGTCTTCATGCTGATCGGCGAGAACAGCCGCACCGTCGCCGAAGCTGTGGCCAAGCGGCTGGAGGTCGCCAACAAGGCGTTGCCTTCGGGCGTACGGGCGGTCGCGGTCTATGACCGGACCGATCTGGTCGAGCGCACGATCAAAACGGTTGAGAAAAACCTGATCGAAGGCGCGCTGCTCGTGATCGTCATCCTCTTCCTGCTGCTCGGCAATTTCCGCGCCGCCATTATCACGGCCCTGGTCATTCCGGTCGCGATGCTGATGACCATCACCGGCATGGTCGAAAACAAGGTGTCGGGCAATCTGATGAGCCTGGGCGCGCTCGATTTTGGCCTGATCGTCGATGGTGCGGTGATCATCATCGAGAACTGCCTGCGCCGTTTCGCCGAGGCGCAGGCAGGCCTTGGCCGGCTTCTGACGAGGGAGGAGCGCTTCAGTCTTGCGGCAAGGGCCAGCGATGAGGTGATCAAGCCCAGCCTGTTTGGCGTGTTGATCATCACCATCGTCTATGTGCCGATCTTCGCCCTGCAGGGTGTCGAGGGCAAGATGTTCCACCCGATGGCCTTTACGGTCGTCACCGCCCTGACCGCGGCGCTGGTCCTCTCCCTGACCTTCGTGCCGGCCATGGTGGCCATGTTCATCACCGGCAAGGTGCAGGAAAAGGAAAGCGGGTTCATGCGTGGCGCGCGCAGGCTCTATGAGCCGGCCCTGCAAAAGGCGCTTGTCTCCCGCCGTCTGGTCATGGGTCTGGCGCTTGGCCTTGTGGTCGTCTCCGGTTTTCTGGCCACGCGTCTCGGGGCGGAGTTCATCCCCAATCTCGATGAAGGCGACGTGGCGTTGCATGCCCTGCGTATCCCTGGCACCAGCCTCACTCAAGCCGTGAAGATGCAGTCAGCTCTGGAAGCACGCCTGAAAGGCTTCCCCGAAGTCGATCGCGTGTTCGCCAAGCTGGGCACGGCGGAGGTCGCCACCGACCCGATGCCGCCGTCGGTCGCCGATACCTTTGTCATGCTGAAGGACCGCAAAGCCTGGCCCAACCCGAAGGAGCCCAAGGACGAACTGGTGGCGAGGCTTCAGGCGGCGGTCGAGCAAATTCCCGGCAATAATTACGAGTTCACACAACCGATCCAGATGCGCTTTAACGAGCTCATCTCCGGCGTGCGCTCGGATGTGGCGGTGAAGATCTTCGGTGATGACCTCGATCAACTGCTGGCCAGTGGAGAGGCGGTTCAGGAGATCATGGAAAAGATACCGGGCGCCCAGGATGTGAAGGTCGAGCAGGTGACGGGTCTGCCGGTGCTTCAGGTGACGCCCAATCGCGCCGCCATGGCGCGTCTGGGACTGAACGTCTCCGATCTTCAGGACGTGGTCGCCACCTCGCTTGGCGGCACGGAAGCCGGGCAGATATTCGAAGGTGACCGGCGTTTCGATGTCGTTGTGCGTTTGCCGGAACATATCCGCTCGAACATCGACGACATCGGCCGTCTGCGGGTGCCTCTGCATGGGGAGGCCGGCATGACGGGTTTTGTGCCTCTGTCGGAGGTCGCCACCATCGAGACCGTTGTCGGGCCGAACCAGATCAGTCGCGAAGACGGCAAGCGCCGGGTCGTCGTCACCGCCAATGTGCGTGGCAGCGATCTCGGGTCTTTTGTCACCCGGCTGCGCACGCAGGTCGATCAGGAGGTGAAGCTGCCCGAGGGCTACTGGGTCAGCTTCGGCGGTACCTTCGAGCAACTGACCTCGGCGACGCAGCGCCTCCAGATCGTGGTGCCGCTCGCGCTTGTGCTGATCATAGGGCTTTTGTTCCTGCTGTTTGGCAATATCAAGGACGCCCTGATCGTCTTCAGTGGCGTGCCTCTGGCGCTGACCGGCGGGGTGATCGCCCTGGCGCTTCGTGGGATACCGCTCTCGATCTCCGCCGGCGTCGGGTTTATCGCGCTATCTGGCGTGGCTGTGCTCAATGGTGTGGTGATGGTGACCTTTATCCGGTCGCTCCTGAGTGAAGGCAGGTCACTGGATGCCGCTATCTATGAGGGGGCCCTGACGCGTCTCCGGCCCGTCCTCATGACGGCCCTGGTGGCGTCACTGGGTTTCGTGCCCATGGCGTTCAATGTCGGCGCCGGCTCGGAGGTTCAGCGTCCGCTGGCGACCGTGGTGATTGGCGGGATCATGTCATCGACCCTGCTGACCCTCCTGGTGCTGCCGGTGCTGTATCGTCTGGTGCATGGACGCAGGCCACGTAAGATGGCGCCAGCCCCTTAGGCATTAAGTTAGGAACGGGGCGCGGTCGTGCTTTCGCGCACAATCAGTTCGTGGCCGAGCGTAATATTGACGCGCTCGGTCACGCCCTCGTCCATAATGCCGATCAGAAGCTCGACCGTCTTGCGGCCGATATCGCGCATCGGCTGACGCACCGTGGTCAGCGAAGGCGTGCCAAAGCGCGCCAGCCGCACATCGTCGAAGCCGATGATCGACATATCGGCCGGACACGCCAGACCCGCAGAGCGAATAGCGTGGAGCGCACCAAAGGCCATGTCATCCGAGAAGCAGAAGATGGCGGTGGGGCGCGGCGTCAGGGCGATGAGCGCAGAGGCCATGTCGGCGCCCGACTCGATGGAGTAGTCACCGTTGACCACCTGAAGTTCGCCGTCGTGGCCATGGGCATTGGCGCTGTCATGCACGCCTTGCAGACGGTCGCGGCTGATCGGGCTGCCCATGTCGCCGGTAATAATGCCGATGTGGCGGTGTCCGAGGCCATAGAGATAGTCCATGACGTCCTGCGCGGCGCGGGCGTTGTCGATATGGACCGACGACACGCCGAGATCATCGCTGAATTCGCAGCCATTGACGACCGGTGCCGCAGCACCTTGTCGGGCGATCAGGCCTTGCAGCGACGCAGGCAGGGTGTGGCCGAGGAAGATCATGCCGTCGGCTTCCTTGCGGCGCAAAAGACCGGCATAGGCGTCTTCGCTGTCGCCGCGAAACCCGACATCGCCGAGCAGAACGGTATAGCCGGCGGCCTGGGCGGCTTCTTCAACGCCGCGGATAATATTGGCGAAGAAGGCGTTGGCGATATTGGGCACGGTGACGATGATGCGCTTGGTTTTCAGCGTACGCAAAGACTTGGCCATCTGGTTGGGCTCGTAGCCCAGTTGCCCGACCGCCTGCATCACCTTGTCAAAAACACCGGATGAGACGTGTTCATAACCATTCAGCGCACGGGATACCGTCGCGGTGGAGACGCCAGCGAGTTTTGCGACATCCTGAATGGTGGACATGAGGTGCTTTCGTAAGGTGCGCCCTTATGGCGCTCTCTCCTTGTCTCATAGGACTTAAGGGCCTGGTTTGCCAAGCAAAATTGATCCACTTGATCGGCTATAGATGAGCTTTGAAGTTAAAAGCGTTCAAAGCCACCTTCCGTAAGGTTAGAAATTAGCTCACAAAATGAAACATAAGTGTTACGTGAGTTTACAAATACGGTATCCGATTTAACTTGAATCTTATTGCGCCGCACAATATATTGAGGGTGTTCGGCGCTTCGGCGCTGATGCCCTTCCTGGGCGTTTCCTCCCTGTAAACTTGGCCGCGCTGTTTAGCGCGGCTTTTTTTTTGGTGCGCCCGGCAGGGCGCATCTGCTTAGGGGTGTAAGTCCCCCGCTCACCCGGCAAGGGGAAGAGTTAGCTAGAGGCAAGTGCGTTTCGGGTGACTGGACGTGCGAAGGAAGCCCGAGGCAAAACGCTGGCCTGACGAACAGGAAGCGGATACGAGGCGACGCGTCGGGGTGAGGCATCCAAAAAGGCCAAAGCCCAGTACTTGCACGGACGACGCGGCGTATATCCGACAGGCATAAGCGCGAAGGCAGATGTGTCATACCCGGGGAGATCTCGCCTCACGCCTGAAAGGGCGACATCGCAAGATGGAGCGAGAAGTCAGCCGAGGTCATAGTAGGTGCGTTAATAGTACCGAAGGGCCGAACACGAGAGACCGTGATTAGGATAGGCGACCTCGATGATAGTCGATGATGCAGAAGCCCAGGCAACTGGGACCACACACTCAACGGCGGGACGGAATCCCGAAAGAGGGCGGCGTGGCGCGGAGGTTATTGCGGCGGCGTCCGAGCAAACGAAAACGGAAGGACCACGGTTAATGGAGGCCGTGGTGGAACGCAGCAACCTGTGGGCCGCGTACCAGAAAGTCATCCGAAACGGCGGTGCACCTGGGGTCGATGGCCTCACGGTGGACGCCCTTAAAGGCTGGCTGAAGATACACTGGCCGACAGTGAAAGCGGCCTTGCTGAACGGACGCTACATGCCGGCGTCGGTACGCGCAGTGGACATACCCAAGCCCTCGGGTGGAGTGCGAACACTGGGCATCCCGACGGTGTTGGACCGGCTCATTCAGCAGGCATTGCTTCGAGTTCATCCAACCCATCGTCGAACCGACATTCTCCGACTCGAGCTACGGCTTCCGGCCGGGGCGAAGTGCACACCAAGCCGTCAGCACCGCGAAGCACTATGTGCAACAAGGCCTGACTTGGGTAGTGGACATCGATCTGGAGAAATTCTTCGACCGCGTGAACCACGACATCCTGATGTCGCGTATCGCTCGGTTCGTCGACGACGAGCGGGTGCTCAAACTAATCCGCCGCTATCTAGAAGCGGGTCTTATGCGTGACGGAGTGGAAGAGGTGCGGAGCACGGGAACGCCGCAAGGCGGACCGTTGTCGCCCTGCCTCTCAAACATCCTTCTCACAGACTGGGACCGCGAACTGGAACGGCGGGGACTCGTCTTCTGTCGTTACGCTGACGACTGCAATATCTACGTCCGAAGCGAAACCGCAGGGCGGCGCGTCCTGGCGCGTATGACAGCATTCCTTAGGGATCGCCTGAAGTTACGCGTAAACGAAGCCAAAAGCGCGTGTGGCAGGGCTTGGGAACGAAAGTTCCTCCGGTACACCTTCACGCGCTTCCGGGAGAAGGTGCGGCTGCGTTTCGCCCGCGAGAGTGAGGCCCGGTTGCGAAACCGTATCCGTGAACTCATGCGCATGGGGCGAGGTCGCCGCATTGACCGTGTCATCGAAACGCTGAACCCGTTGCTTCGAGGATAGGCGGTCTACTTCAAACTCAGTGAGAGCAAGGAAGCTTGGACGACGCTCGACGGGTGGGTTCGCCGTCGGTTGCGCTGTATAATCTGGAAACAGGCAAAAACACGCGACCGACGAACCCACCTCCTGCGCAAAGCAGGCCTAGACGAGGCAAGGGCATGGCACTCCGGTCATAACGGCCAAGGGCCGTGGTGGAACTCCGGGGCCCCGCACATGAACCAGGCCTACCCAAAAGCCTTCTTTGGAAAACTTGGACTATTTGCCATGACACCGGCCGTCCAAGACTTCCAGCGTCACTCGTGAACCGCCGTATGCGGAACCGCACGTACGGTGGTGTGGAAGGGGGCCGGGAAACCGGCTCCCTATCCGATCCTCAAGCGCCAACAGATTTGTGTGGGCTTGCGCGTTGCGCTCTCTTTGAACTTGGCTAAGGTGTGGCCAGCAAAAAAACGGAGTGCGCCATGGACAGACGAAAACTGCTGCAATCGGGACTGGCGACGGCCGGACTTATCGGTCTGGCCAACGGTGCGCGGGGGCAGGGGATCATGTTGCCGCGCATCCGGGTGTCGCCCGCCGATGTTTTCCGCACCACGGTCTGCCTGCGCCCTTTCCGGGCGGCGGGCCCAAGGTTAGAGAGCGAAGAGGTCGGCCGCAAGATCGTGGTGCATAACTATGGTCATGGCGGCAGCGGCTGGTCTTTATCCTGGGGCTCGGCCGACGTGGCGGTGCGCCTGGCCATGCAAAGTTCGCCGCGCAAAGTTGCCGTGATTGGCGCGGGCGCGCTTGGCCTGACGGCGGCGATCACCGCTCAGCGCGCCGGCGCCGAGGTCACCATCTATGCCCGTGAACGTTTTCCCTTTGTGCGTTCGGCGCGTGCCACCGGAAGCTGGACGCCTGATTCACGTATCGCCAAGGCAGATGCCGCCGCGCCCGATTTCGGCGATCGCTGGGAACGCATGGCGCGCACGGCCCTGACCATGCACCAGGCGTTTGTCGGGCTGGCCGGCAATCCGGTCGAATGGCTCGACAATTATATCCTGCGCGATCCGCCCGTGGATAGGCCCTCCGCTGCCGAAGACGTCGACCCGGGCTTTCTCTATCTCGAAGATCGCCTGCGTGATGTTTCGCCGCATTACAGCATGGTGCCGCCGGGCGAGCATCCGTTCTCGGTCAGCAATGTCCGGCGCGGCGCGCACATGACCTTTAATGTGGCCGATTACAGCCATCAACTTGAGAGTGATTTCCTGCTGGCCGGCGGCCGCTTCGTGCAAGCCGAATTCCATGCGCCGTCTGATCTGTCAAAGCTGAGGGAAAAGGTCATTATCAACTGCACCGGCTATGGGGCCAGAGCACTGTGGAAGGACGAGACGGTCGTGCCGGTGCGCGGCCAGATCGTCTGGCTGGTGCCGCAAGAGGGTGTGCATTACGGCGCCTATTACAATTCTATGCTCGTGCTTGCGCGTCGGGACGGCATTGTGGTGCAGGAGGTCGGGCCGAACGAGACCTTCGGATGGAACGACGACAACGAGACGCCCGATCCGGTGGCAGCGCAAGCGGCGCTGGAGAAGCTCAAAACCTTCTATGCAGCAGGGTAACGCGCCCCATCGCCTTGTAAGAGGCTGCCATTTTCGCTAGGGAACAGCTTTTGTTCCTGTGAAAGGGGCTCGTCATGCGCCGCCTTCTCTTTAATGCCCTGTTTCTGCTCGCTATCGCCGTCTTCCTGACGCTTGGCGTTTGGCAGGTGCAGCGCCTGGTGTGGAAAACCAACCTGATCGCCGAGGTCGATGCGCGCGTCCATGCGCCGGTGGTATCGATTGCGCCAACCGAGTGGCCGCAGCTGACAAAAAAAAACGATGAGTACCGCCACGTCACCTTGGCGGGTCAGTTTCTCAACGACAAGGAAGCGCAAGTTTATGCCCTCAGCGAGCTGGGCGCGGGCTACTGGGTGATGACGCCGCTCAAGGCCGATGACGGCACGATCGTCTATATCAATCGTGGCTTTGTGCCGACCGATCATCAAGCGCCGGCGACACGACTGGAAGGCCAGGTGAGGGGGCAGGTGACAGTGACCGGCCTGCTTCGCATGTCGGAGAATAAGGGATGGCTGTTGTCGCAGGCCAATGATCCGGCGAGCGATCGCTGGTATCGCCGTGATGTGCTTGAGTTGGCAAACGGACGCAGGCTTGGAACGGTGGCGCCCTACTTTATCGATGCCGACGCCACGCCCAATCCGGGTGGCTGGCCAAAGGGCGGCATGACCGTAATCAAATTCCCCAATAGCCATCTGGTCTATGCCCTGACCTGGTTTTCGCTGGCGGCTATGCTGGCAGGGGGCATGGTCTGGCTCCGATGGTTTCGCAAGCCGGACGCCGAGGCATAACAAAAACGGCCGGCGGATCGCTCCGACGGCCGTTCTGCTTTGCGATCACAGGGCTCGCTCTAAACCCTGGACGTCTCAAACTGGAAAGATCTTGTCAAACCCGTGAGGTCTGACCGTGGGGCAAGGCGTTGACCCAGCGCTCCAGCGCATCATCCATATGGCCAAGCACCGCCAAGTGCAGGCGCTTGAACGGATGGCCGGCCAGGGTCAGGAAGATCTGAAACATGCCGTATTGCGGTGCAGGGGTCAGGGCCTCAAGCACGTCCGACTTGCGGATGACGGCATCGACGATCAGGCCGTTATACACCAGGCGATCTTCATGCAGGGTCAGCTTGCAGCGCCATAGCATCGGAGCGCCAAAGAGGGCGGCCGCAATGGGAATCATGCTGAGTAGGATGCCGGCGAACTGGGCGGCGACACCATCCATACGGGCGTAGGACTGTATCGCACCGGTAACGCCGATGGCGATCAGGGCAAATGCGGCCATTACCAGGAAGGTTTTGAAAACCGGCCCGAACTGATAGACTTGCGGGTAGGTCTTGGTCGTTTCCATGCTTTTATACTCCGGGTCAAATAATTTTAACGCCTGCGTCAATTTAGCTCATGCTATCGCTAAAAGCAGATATTGCAACGGTTTTTTCGCCCTTAACCTTACAAAAAACTGATCACAAAAACGTAAAGATCCATGAGGTTG includes:
- a CDS encoding LacI family DNA-binding transcriptional regulator, giving the protein MSTIQDVAKLAGVSTATVSRALNGYEHVSSGVFDKVMQAVGQLGYEPNQMAKSLRTLKTKRIIVTVPNIANAFFANIIRGVEEAAQAAGYTVLLGDVGFRGDSEDAYAGLLRRKEADGMIFLGHTLPASLQGLIARQGAAAPVVNGCEFSDDLGVSSVHIDNARAAQDVMDYLYGLGHRHIGIITGDMGSPISRDRLQGVHDSANAHGHDGELQVVNGDYSIESGADMASALIALTPRPTAIFCFSDDMAFGALHAIRSAGLACPADMSIIGFDDVRLARFGTPSLTTVRQPMRDIGRKTVELLIGIMDEGVTERVNITLGHELIVRESTTAPRS
- a CDS encoding CusA/CzcA family heavy metal efflux RND transporter; translation: MLEKIILQSIRHRWIVLIIVVALSALGIYNFQRLPIDAVPDITNVQVQINTEAAGYSPLEAEQRITYPIETAISGLPGLDYTRSISRYGLSQVTVAFKDGTDIYFARQLVNERVQSAKSQLPEGTEPTLGPISTGLGEIFMYTVEAKPGAVKADGTAWTSEDLRTLQDWVVKPQLRNTPGVTEVNTIGGFERQYHVTPLPERLSAYGLTMTDVITALEGNNANRGAGYVEKAGEQYLVRVPGQAATIAHLSSIVVQTSAGVPIRVADVADVALGEELRTGAATQDGKEVVLGTVFMLIGENSRTVAEAVAKRLEVANKALPSGVRAVAVYDRTDLVERTIKTVEKNLIEGALLVIVILFLLLGNFRAAIITALVIPVAMLMTITGMVENKVSGNLMSLGALDFGLIVDGAVIIIENCLRRFAEAQAGLGRLLTREERFSLAARASDEVIKPSLFGVLIITIVYVPIFALQGVEGKMFHPMAFTVVTALTAALVLSLTFVPAMVAMFITGKVQEKESGFMRGARRLYEPALQKALVSRRLVMGLALGLVVVSGFLATRLGAEFIPNLDEGDVALHALRIPGTSLTQAVKMQSALEARLKGFPEVDRVFAKLGTAEVATDPMPPSVADTFVMLKDRKAWPNPKEPKDELVARLQAAVEQIPGNNYEFTQPIQMRFNELISGVRSDVAVKIFGDDLDQLLASGEAVQEIMEKIPGAQDVKVEQVTGLPVLQVTPNRAAMARLGLNVSDLQDVVATSLGGTEAGQIFEGDRRFDVVVRLPEHIRSNIDDIGRLRVPLHGEAGMTGFVPLSEVATIETVVGPNQISREDGKRRVVVTANVRGSDLGSFVTRLRTQVDQEVKLPEGYWVSFGGTFEQLTSATQRLQIVVPLALVLIIGLLFLLFGNIKDALIVFSGVPLALTGGVIALALRGIPLSISAGVGFIALSGVAVLNGVVMVTFIRSLLSEGRSLDAAIYEGALTRLRPVLMTALVASLGFVPMAFNVGAGSEVQRPLATVVIGGIMSSTLLTLLVLPVLYRLVHGRRPRKMAPAP
- a CDS encoding TolC family protein; its protein translation is MTFPRLRPGGAKTTALRVAGLSLVWAISALALQAETLPLSVAMTRAATADPSLSAQAQRLRGAGGSLLQAGVKPNPRLDLQVENLLGSQPYGGIDRTETTLTYQQTLERGEKRQARIGVVRAERDLIIANSRIRSLDLMTEVQGLWIEAMVAEAEAGLAQDRLTLSRQAQTEVTRRVKAARDPLFAGSLADSDVAQAQIAVDQARQKVDALKAQLAAYWNGPVDFDLDPAWLEDLSAAGATPTVMETPEIERLRVQQRIATAQVALETSKRAQDPTVEAGVRHFKADGAVAFVVGGSIPLGRYDTNQGAVVRSQAEAEAAATDIEMSERIRLREIAAISPRLVSYDEEVRRIDAEVIPQAQRAVTQVREGFARGGFSYRDVVSAQDALIGIKTRRLFVLKTFQMERARREQLAGQWVPLIPVQDAK
- a CDS encoding SURF1 family protein, with amino-acid sequence MRRLLFNALFLLAIAVFLTLGVWQVQRLVWKTNLIAEVDARVHAPVVSIAPTEWPQLTKKNDEYRHVTLAGQFLNDKEAQVYALSELGAGYWVMTPLKADDGTIVYINRGFVPTDHQAPATRLEGQVRGQVTVTGLLRMSENKGWLLSQANDPASDRWYRRDVLELANGRRLGTVAPYFIDADATPNPGGWPKGGMTVIKFPNSHLVYALTWFSLAAMLAGGMVWLRWFRKPDAEA
- a CDS encoding FAD-dependent oxidoreductase — translated: MDRRKLLQSGLATAGLIGLANGARGQGIMLPRIRVSPADVFRTTVCLRPFRAAGPRLESEEVGRKIVVHNYGHGGSGWSLSWGSADVAVRLAMQSSPRKVAVIGAGALGLTAAITAQRAGAEVTIYARERFPFVRSARATGSWTPDSRIAKADAAAPDFGDRWERMARTALTMHQAFVGLAGNPVEWLDNYILRDPPVDRPSAAEDVDPGFLYLEDRLRDVSPHYSMVPPGEHPFSVSNVRRGAHMTFNVADYSHQLESDFLLAGGRFVQAEFHAPSDLSKLREKVIINCTGYGARALWKDETVVPVRGQIVWLVPQEGVHYGAYYNSMLVLARRDGIVVQEVGPNETFGWNDDNETPDPVAAQAALEKLKTFYAAG